Proteins found in one Thermovenabulum gondwanense genomic segment:
- a CDS encoding class D sortase, producing the protein MRNFSKILIIIGIILICIPAGAQIVYKYNNKNIESISTKKIETAIQENIDIIEEGENIQLTKKALAEVINEAVDEKEDNISHIDENNKKTNNKKEFIYLGNIVIKKINLDLKIVEGVEKSDLAVGAGHVPKTAGFGEEGNCVLLGHRSSSYNNFFRYIDKLKEGDEIIIKDKNGNEFVYIVSGSKVVKPEDVSVLLPAPGEYRLTLITCTPIYVSTHRLVVTANLKK; encoded by the coding sequence ATGAGAAATTTTTCAAAAATATTAATCATTATAGGTATAATTTTAATTTGTATTCCTGCCGGTGCACAAATCGTATACAAATATAACAATAAAAATATTGAGTCTATTTCAACTAAAAAAATTGAAACAGCAATACAAGAAAATATTGATATAATTGAGGAAGGAGAAAATATTCAACTAACCAAGAAAGCTTTGGCAGAGGTAATTAATGAAGCGGTTGATGAAAAAGAAGATAATATCTCACACATAGATGAAAATAATAAAAAAACTAATAATAAAAAGGAGTTTATTTATTTAGGCAATATAGTAATAAAAAAAATAAACTTGGATTTAAAAATTGTTGAAGGTGTGGAAAAATCGGATTTAGCAGTAGGGGCAGGGCATGTACCAAAGACCGCAGGTTTTGGAGAAGAAGGGAACTGCGTACTTCTCGGGCATCGCAGCTCTTCTTACAATAATTTTTTTAGATACATTGATAAACTAAAAGAGGGAGACGAAATTATTATAAAAGACAAAAATGGAAACGAATTTGTCTATATCGTAAGCGGTTCAAAAGTTGTAAAGCCAGAGGATGTAAGCGTTTTATTACCGGCGCCCGGGGAATACAGACTTACCCTTATAACCTGTACCCCAATATATGTTTCCACCCACAGATTGGTTGTAACAGCAAATTTGAAAAAGTAA
- a CDS encoding transglutaminase-like domain-containing protein — protein sequence MPKILIPKNFKTFVISVAIFLSLFLQTESVFAQVGALDISNIDKGVIGYHIAENSSQSYMLMIKKDDKTYYYYLNNGKKDYFPLQMGNGKYKVVLLEKISGNKYKVVQSDEVTLNIKDEKQVFLNSVQNIKWMMEDAAIKKAAELTKGVTKDSEKIKIIYNYIISNYKYDKEKAKTVSSPYIPDITDIFNKKKGICFDYSSLFAAMLRSLNIPAKLVMGTSSLTKDSYHAWNEVYISDAGKWVIIDTTVDASFKNANKPYSMEKSPDKYFADKVY from the coding sequence ATGCCTAAAATTTTAATACCCAAAAATTTTAAGACATTTGTTATTTCGGTAGCGATATTTTTATCTTTATTTTTACAAACTGAATCGGTATTTGCGCAAGTGGGAGCCTTAGATATATCTAATATTGATAAAGGGGTAATCGGTTATCATATAGCAGAAAATTCTTCACAAAGTTATATGTTGATGATTAAAAAAGACGATAAAACCTATTATTACTATTTGAATAATGGTAAAAAGGATTACTTTCCTCTTCAAATGGGAAATGGGAAGTATAAAGTGGTTCTTCTCGAAAAAATTTCAGGGAATAAATACAAAGTAGTGCAAAGCGATGAAGTTACGTTAAATATTAAAGACGAAAAACAGGTTTTCCTGAACTCAGTTCAAAATATAAAATGGATGATGGAGGATGCGGCGATAAAAAAAGCAGCAGAACTTACAAAAGGAGTGACAAAAGATTCTGAAAAAATAAAAATAATTTATAATTATATAATAAGCAATTACAAATATGATAAAGAAAAAGCGAAGACGGTTAGCTCGCCGTATATACCTGATATAACTGATATTTTCAACAAAAAGAAAGGTATTTGTTTCGATTACTCTTCGCTATTTGCGGCAATGCTAAGAAGTTTAAATATTCCTGCTAAACTTGTGATGGGGACAAGCAGTTTAACGAAAGACAGTTATCACGCATGGAATGAAGTATATATTTCCGATGCGGGGAAATGGGTAATAATCGATACTACCGTCGATGCCTCTTTTAAAAACGCAAATAAACCTTACAGTATGGAGAAAAGCCCGGATAAATACTTTGCTGATAAAGTGTATTAA
- a CDS encoding foldase protein PrsA has protein sequence MRNLSLKKAAIIFIIATLIIGLIAGCSEKKSEAVAKVNGEVISKDELYDLMVKTIGEEALDYLISQKIIDLEAKKQNIAVTDEDINKELEKIYEAYGGETAFKQNLAMGGYSFEEYKKNLAMSIKTKKLIAPRISITEEEMKSYFNEHKDEFAQKEQVRARHILVDDEKLANEISAKLKNGQDFAELAKQYSKDTASKESGGDLGFFSRGDMVKEFEDAAFSLKVGEISSPVKTQYGYHIIKVEEKKDAQEASFDKSKEKIKDILFNQKFQQEYDPWMQELYSKYNVEYLLNKN, from the coding sequence ATGAGAAATTTGTCCCTTAAAAAAGCAGCGATTATTTTTATAATTGCTACCCTGATAATAGGTCTAATTGCCGGCTGCAGCGAAAAGAAAAGCGAAGCAGTGGCAAAGGTAAACGGAGAAGTTATAAGCAAGGATGAACTATACGATCTAATGGTAAAAACCATTGGCGAAGAAGCCTTAGATTATTTAATTTCTCAAAAAATTATTGATTTGGAAGCCAAAAAACAAAACATCGCTGTTACCGATGAAGATATTAATAAAGAACTGGAAAAAATATACGAAGCCTATGGCGGTGAAACCGCTTTTAAACAAAACTTAGCAATGGGTGGTTATTCCTTCGAAGAGTATAAAAAGAATTTGGCCATGAGTATAAAGACTAAAAAGCTTATTGCTCCCAGAATCAGTATCACCGAAGAAGAAATGAAATCCTATTTTAATGAGCATAAAGATGAATTTGCTCAAAAGGAACAGGTAAGAGCCCGCCATATTTTAGTGGATGACGAAAAGCTTGCTAACGAAATATCGGCTAAATTAAAGAACGGCCAGGATTTTGCAGAACTCGCAAAACAGTATTCGAAAGATACCGCCTCCAAGGAAAGTGGAGGGGATCTGGGCTTTTTCAGCAGGGGAGATATGGTAAAGGAATTTGAAGATGCAGCCTTTTCTCTAAAAGTAGGAGAGATAAGTTCGCCGGTAAAAACCCAGTACGGTTATCATATCATAAAAGTGGAAGAAAAAAAGGATGCCCAGGAAGCCAGTTTTGACAAGAGCAAAGAAAAAATAAAGGATATCCTTTTCAATCAGAAATTCCAGCAGGAATACGATCCGTGGATGCAGGAATTATACTCAAAATACAATGTGGAATACCTGTTAAACAAGAATTAG